The region TTAACCACacttttaattcataaaaatacaaGGTTGAACCATGAAGATTTAAAGCTGAATTTTAGGCAATTAGATAATCAGAAAGTTACCAGGAAGATATACAAGTAAAACTAGAGCTGCATCGTCTTCCTTCCTTTCTGTATTTGGCTGAAAACTGGTTGGAAGACTTTGAGAGGTGCTGCGGAGATTATATCTTCTGGGCCGAAAACCAGTGTATCCATCTCTTTGATTCATCATGATTTTTATCCTTCTATCTCTTTtggtattaatttttaataaacacgAAGTGGAATTTTTCGCTCTTAATTAATCTGTTGGCTACAATTTTCtggtttgtatttatattaGAAATTTTCGGATTGTAAGTtggttttgagttttcttaACAGAATGAACATTTGGTTGCTTTGCTTTTGTACATTGGTTCGATGATCCCTTGGGCATTATAAGGCACAACTTCCTTCACAAATAAAGAAGGTTTCTTTCTTTGGCATGTAGTCTTTCCAATGCATGACATAACAATTACAACGGATGATGATTTAAGAACCATCAGCAATGTACTCCAAAAAATATTCCACTGCTGTACAATGAGAACTGAAGCAAAAGCCAAAATTTTGTTGCCTTGGATATCGAATTTATTATCCAGCAAGAAATGCGATTCTTTGGCATTGGCCGTCATTAGGCCAATAGAACTTAAGTGACTTTGCGATGAAGTCTTTTGAGTGAATAGCCTGCTCTAGTATTAATACATTCATGTTTCCTAATCACCTTCCGGTCCAACCATTGATGAGGTGACTTGAGACCTTGGATGGGTTGAGGTTCGGGCCGAGTTTAACAAATAACGGTCTGATGATACCACATGACACTTAGGCTTTGTTGGATCTGTCTTATCCCATTGATGGGTGCAGATCCTTAATATATAGTGAAAACAAAGGAATTCTCTGATCTGTAGGTTACGTTTAAAAGGATGTCTCCATGGTATTGTCTTATGTTAAAAAGGGTTTTCTAGGTCAATTAGCGTGCTAAACATTGACTGAGAAGCTAAAAGCGATTATCCTGAGGCCAGGGGAAGCGATCCAGGTCTCTATTTTTGAGAAATTTGAGAAGTCATTCATGACCTCCTTCTTCACCATTGCTTGGAGGGAGTGGAGCCCTTTCAGTAGTTGGGGTTTCTTCTTCAGGACCAGGTTGTCTGGTGGTTGCTTTTGAAACTTTAATGATGAAAGAAAAATCCAGCCTGAAACCTAGTCTTCATTTTATTCACCTTAAAATTTTCCGGAGCAGAAAAATCTTGATTGAAAACTACTATTATAAGCAAGTGGTCACTCTGCAAGAACTTGGATGGCATGGAAGGAAGGCGAAGAAAGCACTAGCTAGTCCCTGCTTTTCTTATTAAGTTATACGTAGTACGTCGTAATGACTTCTCTTACACCTTTGAGAGAATGCAACATAAACCATTCCTTGCTTTCCAAATTGTCTGTTTATAATATCAATTTCCAGGACATTATATGTTTAAAGCTTTGAGAAGTTAAAAATCATGATCCTGATGCCAAATGATGCATGTGGTCTAGGAGTCTCTAGCTCATTGTTTATTCATAGATAAGAAATTTGTAGCCATAGTTTGTCTCATCTATGTTAAGAATTGGAAGAATAAAGTatcgtaattattttttcattttccttgaaTTGATTAAACTACAGATGAAAACTGCTTCGAATACAGTGTAAATAGCTGCTTCATTGATGCCACCAAGCTAGTCATGGGGCATGCTCATGTACAAGAAATACATGTGGTGTACATATAGAAGTTAGATGTATCAAACTAACTTTTGCTAGTCTTGATCATCTCTATATTCATTCTGCCTTCTTTCTAGATTGGCCATAGATGGTATAGAATACATAAGCTCCAATTGCCAGGATCAAAGAGAGTATGGTGAATTTATCTACTATATATAGCCTTTCAGTCACCACCCTTGTTACAATATTGTGATTCACAGACGTTCCAGAAGAAGAACTTGCATTCTCCATATCCTTTACCTCCCCTTCCTTCTCTTGTTCAACACTTTCACCactcttctcctcttcctttTTATCACCAACCTGTCCTATAGTGCTTTGATCATCTACTTCCTTTTGAGACATCCATTCGCTCATGTTTTTTCCACCTTCAACACCTTTGGTTTCTATAATTTCTTTATCCACAGTTTGTTGTCTTGCAGTACCATCTCCACTCATTTCAGGCCCTAACCTGCTTGTATTACTTTCTTGTAGGCTTGGAGCTTCCTGTCTTGTTGGGGCCTCTAATGCACCAGTACTAGCTTGAGCAGGAATTACTTTTGGAACTCTGATGGTTAGAGTTCCATCATCAAATTTGGTTTTTGCTTCATAGAGGTTAAATTTTTCAGGAATATCCTCGAAAAGTGTATCGAAGTGCCAGTTTTTAAGTGCGGGATTACTACAGACTCTGATATAATGTGATGGTGCAACTATCCTACAATCTATATGCTTCTCAGCAAAACCTGCAGAGTGCataatttaccaacaaaataagGTTACAAAATATACATGACATGATCAAAGCtagtttaacaaaaatattttcaacgtACCAGGTAGATGAACATGCAACGTAAGAGCTTCATCTTCCTCTATCCGTTCCGTTTTCGGTAAAAAAAGCGATCGCGATTGGGTAGGTTTACCTTGGTCCATAACAGTTCATCAACTAATTCATCTACTCATAGAcctttttgattttgatatccCTCAATGTGCCaatgttttagggttttttttttttttaatgaatatgcTGACAGTTGATATTTATGGGAGGATTGCAAGGTAGTTTGGTTTTGAGTTCTCTTGACAGGGAGTCTATTCTTTCTTTGTTGCGTAGGTTTCCTTAAAATGAGGTTTTAGCTTTTGTCCCTCTATTTCCTGTGTACAAATTAAGGACAGGGATTCTCTACTTGTCCTGCAGGTCTTTTCCAAGGCTTCCGTACAGATTTTTGAACATCAGGCCTTTCATAAGTGTTAAATTGTAAGAAATAGCCCCCAACTATACGCAATCCTCAATTAAGCCTCCAAAgtttaaagttaataaattttacCCTTAAATTGTCGAGCATTACCCAATATCACCATCATATTTTGGTGCAAAAATCAGAGGGTAATAGAACGTGGCAAGTGGCAACAAATAAACTCATCTGTGTTAAACCGATTTTGGAAGAATCActtgtcatgaaaaatgagaaaaaaaaaaaccattattgaAATTGGAGTTTGTGTGAAATaagtgatttaatttttttttattatatttttccttCAAAGGCTGCATATAGttgaaacaaagttattaaattatgtGGGATCCATGATCTAGTACAATTACAGGTTGTATGAGTTTTTTCCTTCAAACCTGTCATGCTGGAAAAAAGAATGAACAAAAAGTTAACTGAAATATCAAGACTAGCATTGTAAAATCAAATGTTCTTCGTTTCTTTTACTTTACAAATAAAGGAGGAATTCTCTCCTCGGCCTGCAAAGCTTACACTATACCTTGTTTGCATAATATTGATATTTGTGAATGTCCTATCAGTCTTTGGCAGGGTAAAAATATTCTCAGATTTATAATTAGAggatttgaaagagaaaataattaaatagttatTGGAGGTGaggaatttaatgatacaaGTATTTGAGGCCTGGATTTTATTGTAGAAATTTACACAATGGGTTTAAGTAGTTGACAAATACAAGTTAATGCATGATATTGTAAGAATTAGTCTTTGGAAGTTCCAGATGATCGATAGCTGTAGACCATGTAAGCTCCAAGTGCTACAATCACGAGGACTGCCACACCCATATTCACCATTGATTGCCCTTCTTCACTTAGCTCCATGGTGCTAAGTCCTTTCATGGTCTTCTTTGCAGCAGTTGCAGCTACATTCTTCACTTCCTTGACTTTGCCAGCAACATTGAAATCCTGCTTTGTCTTTTCTTCAGTACCAGCACTCGCAAATCTAACACTCTTTTCTTTGTCTAATTTGTCCAAAGCTCTAAGAGAAGCGGTTTCACCAGCGGACattgattcttttcttttcttgctacTTTCATCACCTTCTGTTGCCAgagattcttttcttttcttgatgctTTCCTCTTGTTCAAACAAAGTCTTCTCCTTTACTGATTCTGTTGGCAGCTTCTTGCTTACTTCATCtgtgctttctttctttacaacTATGGGCTTTTGGTCAACTGTTTTAGCACTAGAGACCTGATCAGTCTTTTCATCTTTCTGCTTCATTGTATCAGTAGTCGAAACAACTTTGGGTGGGGCTTCAGCTGGACCCTTTTGAGACTTTTGATCTTTCAAGGCTTCTTGAGGGCTTAGAGCTCCCACCTTCTGGCCATCTGTTTGTTTTGGGCTAGAAAAGCCTGCAGCACCCTCCATACCCTTCTGTGCCTTTGTCTCCATTTTAGGTTTCTGAGAGACTTGAGAAGTCGTAGTCTTCTCTGGTAGGGCATCTTTTGAAGGCAGCAAAGCCTCTTTGGTTCCCTTTGCTTCTTCTTTGCGGTGAGATTGTTTGATGGTAGCTTTAGGCATTGTAATGGAAAGAATTCCATCATGAAACTTGCCTTGAATTTTATTCACCTCACAGTTTTGTGGAACAGGAAAAGTTTGATTGAATCGACTCCATTTATTATAAGAAAGTGGTCGTTCTCCGGTAACTCGAACAATTCGGGAGGAATGAACATAAGTGATCTTCAGCTGCTCCTTTAGAAAGTCTGCAAAATcaggaaaaatattataagaaaactGATGTCTCTTTAACACCATCCTCAAAACTTCCACTCATCCTAATTCTGAACCATTTAAGACATTGCGAAGTTAAACCACGAACAATCGTTCGGCACAATTTATAAAGCCTAAAAATAAATGGTAAAGCTCACCAGGAAGATGAATGCGCAGAACATTTTCCCCCTCTTCTTCCTTCCATTCAGACTTGGGTTGAAAATCCTCATACTGGATAGCAGCATATCCTCCAATGCGTGTCTTCATGGCCATTTCTATTCCTCTCTTCTCTTCGGTTTTCGTAATTTAGTAGAATGTGTTTGGTGAAGTCATGGTTAAGCCTGTGTTTTTTATATAGGCCTGAAACAATGGAGGATCGCTAAAAGTTGTCCTTTTAGACTTTCTTAATCAGGAAACTAttctttcttgattgatttagtTTCTGAAAGTTTCATGAGATTTAAGTATCCCATGATCATGTATGAAGTATAACCTGCTTAAGAAATAAAGCTGAAGTTCTTTGTTTGCCCTGTACTCATTAGGTTATCCATCCTCATTTCTCAACTCATCTGAAACAAAATTTCTTAATCATAAAATACACAAAACATGTTTTACATGCAGGAGAAATACTTCAGatggaattaataaaaaatattgtagcaaatTTGGAATTGCTTTGGCATGAAGCATATGTATGCtgtcaaaatcttttaatttcagaAAAGTTAGCTGAATTCCTTGAGCTCAGAGACATCTCTGCTCAAAGGCTTTCTTTGACAAGGAATTCTGTTTCTGCCGCACCTTTTGACCCTTGATGAGAAAAGGATACCTGGCATTTGATTTCTCTGCAGGTTGGTGCATGAGCTTGACAGAAAGCATATGATTCTTCCATAACCATTTACCAGCATCCAGAGAGACATCTCTGACAACCCAAGAGCCAGGTTCAGGAAAGAAATGAAAGGGGGAGGCAAAGAAATGCATGCCCGAAAACAAAAGCTAGAACTTAATtatctgaaaaaagaaaagaaaggtaacTTTATGGCCTAGGAATATTGATGCTTGCTTTTacagaattttcttctaaagAATCTTCCTAAAAGGGTTGAATCCTGAAAAGAGAACTAGTAGCTGAAGAAGAATGGCTCTGCTGAATATTATGACAGATACAAATAGAAACTTAGACAATGATTAAGTCAGCACCATAAACAAAATGGGCTTCAACTAAATGAGGGCTAGTAAAAGAATTGGCACCTGAAGAACAGAAAGCGCTCACTAGGCTGTATCCAGCTGCCTTTATCTGCATGAGCTTGCAGTAGGGAATCCTTCCTGTGAGAAGAATTCCATAGCCTTTCCTACAAGGATAGCTAATGTTCGAGCACAGTTAGCTGCCCCGACCTTGCCGACCACtccataaatcaaatataaccggcataaaataattaatatgtccgttgagaatttttttttacaaatcttTGGTTTcttgtgaattaaatttaagggGAAAGGAACATATTTGTCCCCCAACTATAACATGATTCTCAACCGGATccccaaaataataaattctcaTATGGATTTTCATTACCCAATTAACCCCACAACTTAAATTTATGATAGAAACAGTATTGTTTTAAGACAAATTACACATccttttatgattttgaatgaAGAAATTCTAACTTAGCCAAGAACAAAGGATAATTCGGCTTGttataaatcaaaatctttaaagattgagaataaataaatatagaaaaacatttaatatgtATCCAAGTCTCACCttatagtcttttttttatagaaaatattaaaaagtcctagtaatactaaatagaaaaaattaataaaa is a window of Populus nigra chromosome 10, ddPopNigr1.1, whole genome shotgun sequence DNA encoding:
- the LOC133705962 gene encoding uncharacterized protein LOC133705962; amino-acid sequence: MDQGKPTQSRSLFLPKTERIEEDEALTLHVHLPGFAEKHIDCRIVAPSHYIRVCSNPALKNWHFDTLFEDIPEKFNLYEAKTKFDDGTLTIRVPKVIPAQASTGALEAPTRQEAPSLQESNTSRLGPEMSGDGTARQQTVDKEIIETKGVEGGKNMSEWMSQKEVDDQSTIGQVGDKKEEEKSGESVEQEKEGEVKDMENASSSSGTSVNHNIVTRVVTERLYIVDKFTILSLILAIGAYVFYTIYGQSRKKAE
- the LOC133704986 gene encoding inactive protein RESTRICTED TEV MOVEMENT 2-like, with translation MAMKTRIGGYAAIQYEDFQPKSEWKEEEGENVLRIHLPDFLKEQLKITYVHSSRIVRVTGERPLSYNKWSRFNQTFPVPQNCEVNKIQGKFHDGILSITMPKATIKQSHRKEEAKGTKEALLPSKDALPEKTTTSQVSQKPKMETKAQKGMEGAAGFSSPKQTDGQKVGALSPQEALKDQKSQKGPAEAPPKVVSTTDTMKQKDEKTDQVSSAKTVDQKPIVVKKESTDEVSKKLPTESVKEKTLFEQEESIKKRKESLATEGDESSKKRKESMSAGETASLRALDKLDKEKSVRFASAGTEEKTKQDFNVAGKVKEVKNVAATAAKKTMKGLSTMELSEEGQSMVNMGVAVLVIVALGAYMVYSYRSSGTSKD